Proteins encoded in a region of the Benincasa hispida cultivar B227 chromosome 2, ASM972705v1, whole genome shotgun sequence genome:
- the LOC120071697 gene encoding protein C2-DOMAIN ABA-RELATED 4-like isoform X1 yields the protein MPDTPTSPKSGGRLTLMENLLGLLRIRIIRGVNLAVRDVRSSDPYVVVKMGKQKLKTRVIKKDVNPVWNEDLTLSVSDPNLPIKLTVYDHDTFSKDDKMGCAEVDIKAFMEALKMNLKNLPSGTTITRMLPARQNCLAEESCVVWKDGKVVQDIYLRLRNVECGEVEIQLQWIDLPNHKG from the exons ATGCCGGATACACCAACATCGCCGAAGAGCGGTGGCCGGCTGACGCTAATGGAGAATCTTCTCGGACTTCTCCGTATTCGTATCATTCGTGGCGTCAATCTTGCTGTTCGTGATGTTCGTAGTAGCGATCCTTATGTTGTTGTCAAGATGGGAAAGCAA AAACTGAAGACACGGGTGATAAAGAAGGATGTCAATCCTGTATGGAATGAAGATCTAACTCTTTCTGTCAGTGATCCGAATCTTCCAATTAAGCTG ACTGTTTACGATCACGACACATTTAGCAAGGATGATAAAATGGGATGTGCTGAGGTCGATATCAAAGCATTCATGGAAGCTCTGAAGATGAACTTGAAGAATCTTCCCAGTGGAACGACAATAACACGAATGTTACCGGCCAGGCAAAACTGTCTTGCTGAAGAGAGCTGTGTCGTTTGGAAAGATGGTAAAGTAGTCCAAGATATCTACCTtagattgagaaatgttgaatgcgGGGAAGTCGAAATTCAGTTGCAATGGATTGATCTTCCAAACCACAAAGGCTGA
- the LOC120071697 gene encoding protein C2-DOMAIN ABA-RELATED 4-like isoform X2, producing the protein MPDTPTSPKSGGRLTLMENLLGLLRIRIIRGVNLAVRDVRSSDPYVVVKMGKQTVYDHDTFSKDDKMGCAEVDIKAFMEALKMNLKNLPSGTTITRMLPARQNCLAEESCVVWKDGKVVQDIYLRLRNVECGEVEIQLQWIDLPNHKG; encoded by the exons ATGCCGGATACACCAACATCGCCGAAGAGCGGTGGCCGGCTGACGCTAATGGAGAATCTTCTCGGACTTCTCCGTATTCGTATCATTCGTGGCGTCAATCTTGCTGTTCGTGATGTTCGTAGTAGCGATCCTTATGTTGTTGTCAAGATGGGAAAGCAA ACTGTTTACGATCACGACACATTTAGCAAGGATGATAAAATGGGATGTGCTGAGGTCGATATCAAAGCATTCATGGAAGCTCTGAAGATGAACTTGAAGAATCTTCCCAGTGGAACGACAATAACACGAATGTTACCGGCCAGGCAAAACTGTCTTGCTGAAGAGAGCTGTGTCGTTTGGAAAGATGGTAAAGTAGTCCAAGATATCTACCTtagattgagaaatgttgaatgcgGGGAAGTCGAAATTCAGTTGCAATGGATTGATCTTCCAAACCACAAAGGCTGA